From Medicago truncatula cultivar Jemalong A17 chromosome 7, MtrunA17r5.0-ANR, whole genome shotgun sequence, a single genomic window includes:
- the LOC11433727 gene encoding probable protein phosphatase 2C 33, whose translation MGSCFSTESRSPHPNSPSSSSSSFRKNRKNSKKKLGSRTSSFEYWRNEPLHKIHDRIFLNGSSQFASLFTQQGKKGTNQDAMLVWENFCSREDTIFCGVFDGHGPYGHMVAKRVRDSLPLKLNTQWELNVSGDDVLKEISVNAAASMNSEDATFASADEESRVSIDTEEMEKLPEIFHTLKESFLKAFKVMDRELKMHQTIDCFCSGTTAVTLVKQGRDLIIGNIGDSRAVLGTREKDNSLVAVQLTVDLKPNLPAEAERIRKCKGRVFALHDEPEVCRVWLPNSDSPGLAMARAFGDFCLKDFGLISVPEVSYRRLTEKDEFVVMATDGIWDVLSNKEVVDIIAAAPRRATAARSLVETAVRAWRYKYPTSKVDDCAVVCLFLDKGMQKISTASHANKSKEHCPGSGIQVGNNGDDEEGVSEPNALERSGTCRKANDNNNTSHEDKEEEEFKEEEEIDPDLEKEWSALEGVSRVNTLLNLPRFTPDKEDKAAAAARSKKLK comes from the exons ATGGGGTCCTGCTTCTCTACGGAAAGCAGGAGCCCTCATCCGAATTCGCCCTCATCCTCATCATCGTCTTTTAGGAAGAATAGAAAAAACAGTAAAAAGAAGCTTGGATCAAGAACTTCTTCTTTTGAGTATTGGAGGAATGAGCCTCTTCATAAGATTCATGATAGGATCTTCCTTAATGGTTCATCTCAATTTGCTTCCTTGTTTACTCAACAAGGAAAAAAGGGTACCAACCAAGATGCTATGCTTGTTTGGGAG AACTTTTGTTCTAGAGAAGATACAATATTCTGTGGAGTTTTTGATGGCCACGGTCCATATGGTCATATGGTTGCAAAAAGAGTGAGGGATTCTCTTCCTCTAAAACTGAATACCCAATGGGAACTTAATGTATCTGGCGATGATGTCCTCAAGGAGATTAGCGTTAATGCTGCAGCCAGTATGAACTCGGAAGATGCCACATTTGCATCTGCAGATGAAGAATCCAGGGTATCCATTGATACTGAGGAAATGGAAAAACTCCCAGAAATCTTTCACACACTTAAAGAGTCCTTTCTGAAGGCATTTAAAGTTATGGATAGAGAATTGAAGATGCACCAAACTATTGATTGCTTCTGTAGTGGGACAACAGCAGTAACACTGGTTAAGCAG GGTCGTGATCTTATTATTGGAAATATTGGTGACTCTAGAGCTGTGTTGGGTACAAGAGAGAAAGACAATTCTCTTGTTGCAGTCCAGTTAACTGTGGATTTAAAACCCAATCTTCCAG CCGAAGCAGAGAGAATTCGCAAATGTAAAGGACGTGTTTTTGCTCTCCATGATGAACCCGAAGTTTGTCGAGTCTGGTTGCCAAACAGTGATTCCCCTGGCCTTGCCATGGCAAGGGCTTTTGGAGATTTTTGTCTGAAAGATTTTGGTCTGATATCTGTTCCAGAGGTGTCATACAGAAGACTCACCGAGAAGGATGAGTTTGTTGTCATGGCAACAGATGGG ATTTGGGATGTGCTATCTAACAAGGAAGTGGTAGACATTATAGCAGCTGCACCACGGCGTGCAACAGCAGCTAGATCACTGGTTGAGACAGCAGTTAGAGCATGGAGATACAAATATCCAACTTCGAAAGTCGATGACTGTGCCGTGGTTTGTCTCTTTCTAGACAAAGGCATGCAAAAAATATCAACCGCTTCTCATGCCAACAAGTCCAAAGAGCATTGTCCTGGTTCAGGAATTCAAGTCGGCAACAATGGTGATGATGAGGAAGGTGTTTCTGAACCTAATGCTCTAGAAAGATCAGGAACATGCAGGAAAGCCAATGACAATAATAATACATCACATGAAGATAAAGAAGAGGAAGAGTTTAAGGAAGAGGAAGAGATTGATCCTGACTTAGAGAAAGAGTGGTCTGCTCTTGAAGGTGTATCGCGTGTCAACACATTATTAAACCTTCCAAGATTTACTCCTGATAAAGAAGACAAAGCAGCTGCAGCAGCAAGGAGCAAAAAACTCAAATGA
- the LOC11437161 gene encoding carboxypeptidase C-like 20 precursor — MKKLLVVVPLCMFLLVLFVEAAPQGSLITQLPGFSGKFLSNHYSGYISIEGNAESGKNLFYYFVSSERNPRNDPVVLWLNGGPGCSSFDGFVYEHGPFNFEAAKSKGNLPTLHNNPYSWSKISNIIYLDSPTGVGFSYSNNISNYITGDLQTASDTHAFLLKWFEQFPEFQTNPFYVSGESYAGIYVPTLAFEIAKGIQSRAKPVINLKGYMVGNGVTDPIFDGDAYAFIPFVHGMGLISDTMYENVQATCKGPDYNSKSNPVGGTCNTNMDKVSKAVEGLNVYNILEPCYHDPESVTNGSSNLPLSFQKLGATERPLQVRKRMFGRAWPFRAPVRDGLVTLWPQLMAAQRRHVPCVNDEVATTWLNNDAVRKAIHVDKASGAWQLCTDRISFRHDAGGMIPYHKNLTRLGYRALIFSGDHDMCVPFTGSEAWTRSLGYKVVDEWRSWISNDQVAGYLQAYENNLTFLTVKGSGHTVPEYKPREALDFYSRWLEGKSI; from the exons atgaaaaagttaCTAGTAGTAGTACCACTCtgcatgtttttgttggttcTTTTTGTTGAAGCTGCCCCTCAAGGATCTCTCATCACACAACTCCCTGGTTTTTCTGGCAAATTCCTCTCCAACCATTACTCAGG ATATATAAGTATTGAAGGAAATGCTGAGAGTGGGAAGAATCTGTTCTACTACTTTGTTAGTTCAGAAAGAAATCCAAGGAATGATCCAGTTGTTCTATGGCTGAATGGTGGGCCTGGTTGTTCAAGCTTTGATGGATTTGTTTATGAACATG GGCCATTCAACTTTGAGGCTGCAAAATCAAAAGGGAACCTACCCACTTTGCATAACAATCCTTACAGCTGGTCGAAG ATTTCCAACATTATATATTTGGATTCACCAACTGGCGTTGGCTTCTCTTACTCAAATAACATAAGCAATTACATAACTGGGGACCTACAAACTGCTTCTGATACTCATGCTTTCCTCTTAAAG TGGTTTGAGCAATTTCCAGAATTCCAGACTAATCCATTTTATGTTTCTGGGGAGTCTTATGCTGGAATTTATGTACCCACTCTAGCTTTTGAAATTGCTAAAG GAATCCAGAGTCGTGCAAAGCCCGTGATCAATTTGAAG GGTTACATGGTGGGAAATGGTGTCACGGACCCGATATTTGACGGTGATGCTTATGCTTTTATACCATTTGTGCATGGGATGGGCCTTATATCCGACACTATGTATGAG AACGTGCAAGCTACTTGCAAAGGACCCGATTACAATTCTAAATCTAATCCTGTGGGTGGTACATGCAATACGAACATGGATAAAGTTAGTAAG GCTGTTGAGGGGCTTAATGTGTACAATATATTAGAGCCATGCTACCATGATCCTGAAAGTGTAACAAATGGAAGCTCTAATTTGCCATTAAGTTTCCAAAAATTAGGGGCAACAGAGAGACCTCTCCAAGTGAGAAAGAGGATGTTTGGTAGAGCTTGGCCTTTTAGGGCACCAGTCAGAGATGGCCTTGTTACCTTATGGCCTCAATTAATGGCTGCCCAAAGGAGACATGTCCCTTGTGTT AATGATGAAGTAGCAACCACATGGCTAAACAACGATGCAGTCAGGAAAGCCATTCATGTTGATAAG GCAAGTGGTGCATGGCAATTATGCACTGATAGGATAAGTTTTCGACATGATGCTGGTGGCATGATTCCTTACCACAAGAATCTAACAAGATTGGGCTATCGAGCACTTATTTTCAG TGGTGATCATGATATGTGTGTACCATTTACTGGAAGTGAGGCTTGGACCAGATCTTTGGGATACAAGGTTGTGGATGAGTGGAGGTCATGGATCTCCAATGACCAAGTTGCTGG GTACTTACAAGCATATGAGAACAACCTTACCTTCCTTACAGTAAAG GGATCTGGGCACACAGTACCGGAATATAAGCCACGGGAAGCACTTGATTTTTACAGTCGTTGGTTGGAaggaaaatcaatttaa